The following coding sequences are from one Microbacterium wangchenii window:
- the nhaA gene encoding Na+/H+ antiporter NhaA yields MTRTPPVRTPAWPGYAEVTRVTALLRTEAVGGGLLVLAAVIAIVWANSPVADGYFALRDLRIGYEPWHLELSLGAWAADGLLAVFFFLVGLELKREVVVGDLRRFSTAIVPVTAAAGGVIVPALIYLAIVGPQSSLAQGWAIPTATDIAFAVAVLALVGSHLPSPLRIFLLTLAVVDDLIAIAIIAIFYTSEIEVLPLVIAVAVIAVYGVIAQRYRALFAGRPLAAWLVLLPIGFVAWAFLHASGVHATIAGVALAFTIPVRASRRDRGEGSRRDLAQEFEHRFRPLSSGFAVPVFAFFAAGVAIGGTDGIARAVTDPVTIGIVAALVLGKPIGILLSVRLLTLVGRVRLDPALRWVDLLGVGLLAGIGFTVSLLIAELSFGEGSLHNDDAKIAIMLASVLASLLASSILLVRNRRYRRIHEAERIDDDGDGVPDVYQAPLPEKKPRPSRRDRSE; encoded by the coding sequence GTGACTCGTACCCCGCCCGTTCGCACCCCCGCCTGGCCCGGCTACGCCGAGGTCACCCGCGTGACCGCGCTCCTGCGCACCGAGGCCGTCGGCGGTGGCCTACTGGTGCTCGCCGCCGTGATCGCCATCGTGTGGGCCAACTCCCCCGTCGCCGACGGGTACTTCGCGCTGCGCGATCTGCGCATCGGATACGAGCCATGGCATCTGGAACTGAGCCTGGGGGCGTGGGCGGCCGATGGGCTGCTCGCCGTGTTCTTCTTCCTCGTGGGGCTCGAGCTCAAACGCGAAGTGGTGGTCGGAGACCTGCGCCGGTTCAGTACCGCGATCGTCCCCGTGACCGCCGCGGCGGGCGGCGTGATCGTGCCGGCGCTCATCTACCTCGCCATCGTCGGACCGCAGTCCTCGCTCGCGCAGGGGTGGGCGATCCCCACCGCCACCGACATCGCCTTCGCGGTGGCCGTGCTGGCGCTCGTGGGCTCGCACCTGCCGAGCCCGCTGCGGATCTTCCTGCTGACCCTGGCCGTCGTGGACGACCTCATCGCCATCGCGATCATCGCGATCTTCTACACCAGCGAGATCGAGGTCCTTCCCCTCGTGATCGCGGTGGCGGTCATCGCCGTCTACGGCGTCATCGCCCAGCGCTACCGCGCACTGTTCGCCGGGCGGCCCCTGGCGGCGTGGCTCGTGCTGCTGCCGATCGGGTTCGTCGCGTGGGCGTTCCTGCACGCCTCCGGGGTGCACGCGACCATCGCCGGGGTGGCGCTGGCCTTCACGATCCCGGTGCGCGCCTCCCGGCGCGACCGCGGCGAGGGCTCGCGACGCGACCTCGCCCAGGAGTTCGAGCACCGCTTCCGCCCGCTGTCCTCCGGGTTCGCGGTGCCGGTGTTCGCGTTCTTCGCCGCCGGGGTGGCCATCGGCGGCACCGACGGGATTGCGCGCGCGGTCACCGACCCCGTCACGATCGGCATCGTCGCGGCCCTCGTGCTGGGAAAGCCCATCGGCATCCTGCTGTCTGTGCGCCTGCTCACCCTCGTCGGCCGCGTCCGCCTGGACCCGGCGCTCCGGTGGGTGGATCTGCTCGGCGTGGGCCTGCTGGCTGGGATCGGCTTCACCGTCTCGCTCCTGATCGCAGAGCTGAGCTTCGGCGAAGGGTCGCTCCACAACGACGACGCCAAGATCGCGATCATGCTCGCGTCGGTGCTCGCGTCGCTGCTGGCCTCGAGCATCCTGCTCGTGCGCAACCGCCGCTACCGCCGCATCCACGAGGCCGAGCGCATCGACGACGACGGCGACGGCGTGCCCGACGTCTACCAGGCGCCGCTGCCGGAGAAGAAGCCGCGTCCGTCCCGCCGGGACCGGAGCGAGTGA
- a CDS encoding GNAT family N-acetyltransferase produces MTDDDITVTRNDDESRYEIHVGDTLGGFLVLEPSDEGAVELPHTQVDSAFKGRGLGTTLVGEALADLARRGDAVRPTCPFVVNYLRENEVAGLVVDWADDAPEDAASPSESSG; encoded by the coding sequence ATGACCGACGACGACATCACCGTGACGCGCAACGACGACGAGTCGCGCTACGAGATCCACGTGGGCGACACCCTCGGCGGATTCCTCGTGCTCGAGCCCTCCGACGAAGGTGCGGTGGAACTGCCGCACACCCAGGTCGACTCGGCGTTCAAGGGCCGGGGGCTCGGGACGACCCTGGTGGGCGAGGCGCTCGCGGATCTGGCCCGCCGCGGCGACGCCGTCCGCCCGACGTGCCCCTTCGTCGTGAACTACCTGCGGGAGAACGAGGTCGCGGGGCTCGTCGTGGACTGGGCGGATGACGCTCCCGAGGACGCGGCATCCCCGTCCGAGAGCTCCGGCTGA
- the recQ gene encoding DNA helicase RecQ has protein sequence MSAPGYDPDPGYADLDDPYAGFDWNPDDAPPPDDLYAPPPPDAAGFGPVAGAASVPGLTAAVRDFTGRDPRDVLHEVYGYDTFRGDQGDVVSHVIGGGDAVVLMPTGGGKSVTYQVPALVRPGTGLVVSPLIALMHDQVDALVANGVRAAYLNSTQSPAERQQVEQAYLAGTLDLLYVAPERLNGAQTLNLLTRGRLSVIAIDEAHCVSQWGHDFRPDYLALGDLADRFPGVPRMALTATATPATAREIVERLRLDGARRFVASFDRPNIQYRIAPKVEPRKQLAAFIRAQPEGSAGIVYALSRKTVDQTAEFLRGQGIDALAYHAGLDGSVRAAHQSRFLREDGVVMVATIAFGMGIDKPDVRFVAHIDLPKSVEGYYQETGRAGRDGEPAVAWMAYGLGDVVQQRRMIDQSPGDRTFKMRLGQHLDAMLGLCETVACRRQNLLAYFGEHAGPCGNCDTCLEPPETWDGLVAAQKLLSTIVRLQRERGQSFGAGHLVDILRGAKTDRISQQRHDKLATYGIGADLSDQDWRSVVRQLLARGLLVAQGDYGTLALTEASGGVLRGETPVPLRRDTLGRTGGGPRVRKPSAAESVDAGDRDLFEALRAWRAEQAREQGVPAYIVFGDATLRALAAARPASLGDLDGITGIGAKKREAYGDRILAVVAAH, from the coding sequence GTGAGTGCGCCCGGCTACGACCCCGACCCGGGATACGCCGACCTCGATGACCCGTACGCCGGGTTCGACTGGAACCCCGACGACGCCCCGCCCCCCGACGACCTCTACGCGCCGCCCCCACCCGATGCCGCGGGGTTCGGGCCGGTCGCCGGCGCAGCATCCGTCCCCGGCCTGACCGCCGCAGTGCGGGACTTCACGGGGCGTGACCCGCGCGACGTGCTGCACGAGGTCTACGGTTACGACACCTTCCGCGGCGATCAGGGCGACGTCGTCTCACACGTCATCGGCGGCGGGGACGCGGTCGTGCTGATGCCCACCGGTGGCGGCAAGAGCGTCACCTACCAGGTGCCCGCGCTCGTGCGCCCGGGCACCGGGCTGGTCGTCAGCCCGCTGATCGCGCTCATGCACGACCAGGTCGACGCGCTCGTCGCCAACGGCGTGCGAGCGGCGTACCTCAACTCCACGCAGAGCCCCGCCGAGCGGCAGCAGGTCGAGCAGGCCTATCTCGCCGGAACCCTCGACCTCCTCTACGTCGCCCCCGAGCGGCTGAACGGCGCGCAGACGCTGAACCTGCTCACGCGCGGACGGCTCAGCGTCATCGCGATCGACGAGGCCCATTGCGTCTCGCAGTGGGGTCACGACTTCCGTCCCGACTACCTCGCCCTCGGCGACCTCGCCGACCGGTTCCCCGGCGTCCCGCGCATGGCGCTCACCGCGACGGCGACGCCCGCGACCGCGCGTGAGATCGTCGAGCGGCTGCGCCTGGACGGAGCCCGCCGGTTCGTCGCGAGCTTCGACCGCCCGAACATCCAGTACCGCATCGCGCCGAAGGTCGAGCCGCGCAAGCAGCTGGCGGCTTTCATCCGCGCGCAGCCGGAGGGGTCCGCCGGCATCGTCTACGCCCTCAGCCGCAAGACCGTCGACCAGACCGCGGAGTTCCTGCGCGGGCAGGGGATCGACGCGCTGGCCTATCACGCCGGCCTCGACGGCTCCGTCCGCGCCGCCCACCAGTCCCGGTTCCTCCGCGAGGACGGCGTCGTGATGGTCGCGACCATCGCGTTCGGCATGGGCATCGACAAGCCCGACGTGCGGTTCGTCGCGCACATCGACCTGCCCAAATCCGTCGAGGGGTACTACCAGGAGACCGGTCGCGCGGGCCGCGACGGCGAGCCGGCCGTGGCGTGGATGGCGTATGGACTCGGCGACGTCGTGCAGCAGCGCCGCATGATCGACCAGTCGCCCGGCGACCGCACCTTCAAGATGCGCCTGGGCCAGCACCTGGACGCGATGCTGGGGCTGTGCGAGACCGTCGCCTGCCGCCGGCAGAACCTGCTCGCGTACTTCGGCGAGCACGCCGGCCCGTGCGGCAATTGCGACACGTGCCTCGAGCCGCCCGAGACGTGGGACGGCCTCGTCGCCGCGCAGAAGCTCCTCTCCACGATCGTGCGGCTGCAGCGAGAGCGCGGCCAGTCCTTCGGGGCCGGGCATCTGGTCGACATCCTGCGCGGCGCCAAGACCGACCGTATTTCGCAGCAGCGGCACGACAAGCTCGCCACGTACGGCATCGGCGCCGACCTGTCGGATCAGGACTGGCGCAGCGTCGTGCGGCAGTTGCTCGCGCGCGGGCTTCTCGTCGCGCAGGGCGACTACGGCACCCTCGCCCTCACCGAGGCCAGCGGCGGTGTGCTGCGCGGCGAGACGCCTGTGCCGCTGCGGCGGGACACGCTCGGGCGCACCGGCGGCGGGCCGCGCGTGCGCAAGCCTTCCGCGGCGGAGTCGGTGGATGCCGGCGACCGCGACCTGTTCGAGGCGCTGCGCGCGTGGCGGGCCGAGCAGGCGCGCGAACAGGGCGTTCCGGCCTACATCGTCTTCGGCGATGCGACCCTCCGGGCGCTCGCCGCCGCCCGTCCCGCCTCGCTCGGCGACCTGGACGGCATCACCGGCATCGGCGCCAAGAAGCGGGAGGCCTACGGCGACCGCATCCTCGCCGTCGTCGCCGCCCACTGA
- a CDS encoding TetR/AcrR family transcriptional regulator, with translation MTDDPDPRFLRSRQAMLDAARELLLAHGPGAVTHHRIAEHAGIGRATVYRHWPQPEQLLAEAMATVPLPFFEAPASPFRPWLAGEFTSLARELELDEVRAVATTLANAALWNPGMDARRAGFAGVLSRRLAAALTAAEQAGELSLRGEPSDAAALAIGPLYYRATIERAPADAALIERCVDAVGVWTSR, from the coding sequence GTGACGGACGACCCCGACCCCCGCTTCCTGCGCAGCCGGCAGGCGATGCTGGATGCGGCGCGCGAGCTGCTGCTCGCGCACGGCCCCGGCGCGGTCACCCACCACCGCATCGCCGAGCACGCCGGGATCGGCCGTGCCACCGTGTACCGGCACTGGCCGCAGCCGGAACAGCTTCTGGCCGAAGCGATGGCCACTGTTCCGCTGCCGTTCTTCGAGGCGCCCGCCTCCCCGTTCCGGCCGTGGCTGGCCGGTGAGTTCACCTCGCTCGCACGCGAACTGGAACTCGATGAGGTTCGAGCCGTCGCGACGACCCTCGCCAACGCGGCCCTGTGGAACCCCGGCATGGACGCGCGCCGCGCCGGTTTCGCGGGCGTCCTGTCGCGACGATTGGCCGCCGCGCTCACGGCAGCGGAGCAGGCGGGCGAGCTCTCGCTGCGGGGAGAGCCGTCGGATGCGGCCGCCCTCGCGATCGGCCCCCTCTACTACCGGGCGACCATCGAACGAGCCCCCGCCGACGCGGCCCTCATCGAGCGTTGCGTGGACGCGGTGGGAGTGTGGACGTCACGGTGA
- a CDS encoding NAD(P)-dependent oxidoreductase has translation MRHNVSNRRVLVLGATGRTGRHVAARAARAGHAVIALVRREGSFSPERGVREVAWAGASDTAGLSAALEGVDVVISALGGSETGVTTVCTDAMHTLVPTMTAAAVPRLIVVSAHGARESHDRSLYARAVWSRVGEKMADKETMEPLIAASGLEWTIVRPPMLRDSPATGRYRTGEDLPIRLWHFIGRADLADFLVREAEEPQYVRRYPRIRR, from the coding sequence ATGAGACATAATGTATCGAACCGCAGGGTTCTCGTGCTCGGCGCGACCGGACGGACCGGTCGCCACGTGGCCGCGCGGGCCGCCCGCGCCGGGCACGCGGTCATCGCCCTCGTCCGCCGGGAGGGATCGTTCTCGCCCGAGCGCGGAGTGCGTGAAGTGGCCTGGGCCGGCGCCTCGGACACGGCGGGCCTGAGCGCCGCTCTCGAGGGGGTGGACGTGGTGATCAGCGCCCTGGGGGGATCGGAGACGGGGGTCACGACGGTGTGCACCGACGCGATGCACACCCTGGTGCCTACCATGACCGCGGCCGCGGTTCCCCGGCTCATCGTCGTGAGCGCCCACGGGGCGCGCGAGAGCCACGACCGGTCGCTGTACGCGAGGGCGGTGTGGTCACGCGTGGGCGAGAAGATGGCCGACAAGGAGACGATGGAGCCGCTCATCGCCGCCTCGGGTCTGGAGTGGACGATCGTCCGCCCGCCCATGCTCAGGGACAGCCCGGCGACTGGGCGATACCGGACCGGGGAGGACCTGCCGATCCGGCTCTGGCACTTCATCGGCCGCGCCGACCTGGCCGACTTCCTCGTCCGCGAGGCGGAGGAGCCGCAGTACGTGCGCCGCTACCCCCGGATCCGTCGATGA
- a CDS encoding SDR family NAD(P)-dependent oxidoreductase: MSAGRRVAVVTGATGGMGRVLTRELVRNGLHVVAVARDAVRADALLSPDMPGGGTWEVVAGDLSQRAGVIRVAGAIAERHDAVHVLINNAGAHYAQHRRSPDGIELHIAVDYLAAFGMITQLEEQLRRGRARVVNVASDSLRDARRITLLGTPRPATIDAGELDDLARLNPAAGFIAFDAYARAKLLTVTAGYSLARSFAGEVTVNAVHPGIVSTEIIDSLIPAPLRPLEGLIRRALLTPEQGAAAALRLAVDPAMEGVTGRYFVRDIETPTPPVSRDPDVQRRLRETSDRFFRGAAECADCAGSTSRGGDMDEPTCGE, translated from the coding sequence ATGAGCGCCGGTCGACGCGTCGCCGTCGTCACCGGCGCCACCGGCGGGATGGGGCGGGTTCTCACGCGGGAGCTCGTCCGGAACGGCCTGCATGTCGTCGCCGTGGCTCGGGACGCCGTCCGGGCAGACGCCCTCCTCTCGCCCGACATGCCGGGTGGGGGCACGTGGGAGGTGGTCGCCGGTGATCTCTCCCAGCGAGCGGGCGTCATCCGGGTCGCCGGTGCGATCGCAGAGCGTCACGACGCCGTGCACGTCCTGATCAACAACGCCGGCGCGCACTACGCGCAGCATCGCCGGTCACCCGATGGCATCGAGCTGCACATCGCGGTCGACTATCTGGCCGCGTTCGGCATGATCACGCAGCTCGAGGAGCAGCTTCGACGTGGCAGGGCGCGGGTCGTCAACGTCGCCTCGGACAGCCTCCGCGACGCCCGCCGCATCACGCTCCTGGGCACGCCGCGGCCGGCCACGATCGACGCGGGAGAGCTGGATGACCTTGCGCGCCTCAACCCGGCGGCGGGCTTCATCGCCTTCGATGCCTATGCGCGGGCGAAGCTGCTGACGGTCACCGCCGGCTACAGCCTCGCCCGCTCCTTCGCCGGGGAGGTCACCGTGAACGCGGTGCACCCCGGCATCGTCTCCACCGAGATCATCGACAGCCTCATCCCCGCCCCGCTCCGGCCGCTGGAAGGGCTCATCCGGCGCGCCCTGCTCACCCCCGAGCAGGGCGCCGCGGCCGCGCTCCGCCTCGCCGTCGATCCGGCGATGGAGGGGGTCACCGGACGGTATTTCGTTCGCGACATCGAGACGCCGACGCCGCCCGTCTCCCGCGACCCCGATGTGCAGCGTCGGCTTCGGGAAACGAGCGACCGCTTCTTCCGCGGCGCCGCGGAATGTGCCGACTGTGCGGGGAGCACAAGCCGGGGCGGCGACATGGACGAACCGACTTGTGGGGAGTGA